Below is a window of Dietzia timorensis DNA.
ATCGGGCAGGCCGGAGGAGAGCACCGCATGGCGAGCGATGTTGGAGCTCTGCTGGTCGTGCGTCATCACACAGCCAGCGATCACGTCGTCGATTTTCTCCGGCGCCACATCACTGCGGCGAACCAGTTCACTGAGGGTGGCCCCCAGCAGATCGGCGGGATGCCAGGCGGCCAGCGCCCCGCCGCGCTTGCCGACCGGGGTCCGGACGGCATCGACGATCACGGCCTCGCGGGTGGCTCGGGAACTACGGGGCTGGGGGGAGTCGGTCATGACTGGGTCCTTCCTCAAGGTGGTCAGGTGGTGGGCGCCGTGGGCGCGTGAGTGGTCTGCGCTGTGGCCGGGTGGGCATCGCGAACGGCGGTGAGCGGGATGTCGTGGCGCGCGGCCAGATCCTCCCAGTGGGCCGTGGTGTGCGCGGCGAAGGCGCGGGTGTAGGCGGCGGATGTGCCGTCGCAATCGAGTACTTCTCTGGTGCGGGCCTCGAAGTGCGGTTCGAGTGCCCCCAGGGCGATGTGGCCGTCGGCGGTGGCATAGATGTTGTAGGAGGGCAGAGCCCCGCCCAGTGGTGCTCCATTGCCAAACAGGCCGTGCCGGAGGGCAGCCGCGGAGTCGTACGCGGCCGCGTCGAGAGTGATGCGTTGATGTCCGCCGGAGTCGTGCTGTCCCCGGGCCAGCAGCAGGGCCAGGGCGGCCGAGATGGCCCGCTCCCCACCGACGGTGTCGGCGACCGGGACCAGCGGCAGGTGCGGCGGCCGGATGGTGCCGTATCTCGCCTGATATGTCAGGTCGTGGCCCGCGACCTCCTCGTCGGCGCCGTCGTAGCCCACGATCTCCACATGGCACAACCGCGGGTAGCGGTCGCTGAGATCGCCGAGGCCGAGTCGGCAGAACGCTGACGGGCGCATGGCGGTCACCAACACGTCCGCCGTATCGAGCAGCCTGGTCAGCTCCTCCAGGCCGCTACGACTTTTGAGGTCGGCCCGACGAACCTCCACTCCCTGTGTCAGTTCTGCGTACCAGGAGGGCGCGGCCACGG
It encodes the following:
- a CDS encoding CoA transferase is translated as MSPRSLRPLAGIQVVSLATNLPGPLAVAGLRDLGAAVIKVEPPVGDALAVAAPSWYAELTQGVEVRRADLKSRSGLEELTRLLDTADVLVTAMRPSAFCRLGLGDLSDRYPRLCHVEIVGYDGADEEVAGHDLTYQARYGTIRPPHLPLVPVADTVGGERAISAALALLLARGQHDSGGHQRITLDAAAYDSAAALRHGLFGNGAPLGGALPSYNIYATADGHIALGALEPHFEARTREVLDCDGTSAAYTRAFAAHTTAHWEDLAARHDIPLTAVRDAHPATAQTTHAPTAPTT